The Xanthomonas indica genome has a segment encoding these proteins:
- a CDS encoding sensor histidine kinase, with amino-acid sequence MLLVVVLLGGCGGIQSVSEQGRRSIALDGQVQMLRDRAGTLDVHAVAARGDLQPASPEFSLGYIPDAVWLRLRLDRMTGLPRVLMLQVDAPLADTVRLYVPQPGGGFRELRRGEDVSRRDYPYLLRTPVFQLEAPDGRYPEVYLRLTERNAMTVALKLWEPQALLAHEALSASQDSIFLGFILALCMAGTFIWRRSGVGPVRWYVAYIATSGYSVYKTRGLVGPFFRLDTHDGGDTVLGVVLALSVAIAVSFSVRLMALHTHFPRLSRAYEAFVWLVIGVACTGFLLGRFGTVMPFVQGLSLISVPLLLLVAAYLSWRGQAMAKLYLVAFLVLYIAFFRGFLINLGLLPNTPWLRNGAPLAVGLTLHLLLLTFSFAQRFYALEKQRQDALALALELSQQSEASLEHKVRERTRELAEEIVQRQATEQRLRESKMQLRQALVAEQRLREEQREFVTLLSHEFRTPLSIIHASGQMLQDTETALQPAGRRRIEKIQRSVERMSELIERFLDDEQVLSDEGALKREVFALPALIDEVLDALDPSRERVQAELAQAPLRVDCDRGLLRIALDNLLGNALKYSGPGQPVRLTATAQAQTLVLGVADQGPGIPQDEHTGIFRKFARGSGSGGTAGAGLGLYLVKRIALRLGGELTLDSDGRGATFSLRLPQAVAAEGP; translated from the coding sequence TTGCTCCTGGTCGTCGTGCTGCTTGGCGGTTGCGGCGGGATCCAGTCGGTCTCCGAGCAGGGCCGCCGCTCCATTGCCCTGGACGGGCAGGTGCAGATGCTGCGCGACCGTGCCGGCACGCTCGACGTGCACGCGGTGGCGGCGCGCGGCGACCTGCAGCCGGCGTCGCCGGAGTTCAGTCTCGGTTACATCCCTGATGCGGTCTGGCTGCGCCTGCGCCTGGATCGCATGACCGGCCTGCCGCGGGTCCTGATGTTGCAGGTGGACGCGCCGCTGGCAGACACCGTGCGCCTGTACGTGCCGCAGCCGGGCGGTGGCTTCCGCGAACTGCGCCGCGGCGAGGACGTGTCGCGGCGCGACTACCCCTACCTGCTGCGGACGCCGGTGTTCCAGTTGGAAGCGCCGGATGGACGCTATCCGGAGGTCTACCTGCGCCTGACCGAGCGCAACGCGATGACGGTGGCGCTGAAGCTGTGGGAGCCGCAGGCGCTGCTCGCCCACGAGGCCTTGTCCGCCAGCCAGGACAGCATCTTCCTGGGCTTCATCCTCGCGCTGTGCATGGCCGGCACCTTCATCTGGCGACGCAGCGGCGTGGGGCCGGTGCGCTGGTATGTCGCCTACATCGCCACCAGCGGCTACAGCGTGTACAAGACCCGGGGCCTGGTCGGCCCGTTCTTCCGTCTGGACACGCATGATGGCGGCGACACCGTACTCGGCGTGGTGCTGGCGCTCAGCGTGGCCATCGCGGTGTCCTTCAGCGTGCGGTTGATGGCCTTGCATACGCATTTCCCGCGGCTGTCGCGCGCCTACGAAGCCTTCGTGTGGCTGGTGATCGGCGTCGCCTGCACCGGGTTCCTGCTTGGCAGGTTCGGCACGGTGATGCCGTTCGTGCAGGGGCTGAGCCTAATCAGCGTGCCATTGCTACTGCTGGTGGCGGCCTACCTGAGCTGGCGCGGCCAGGCCATGGCCAAGCTGTACTTGGTGGCGTTCCTGGTGCTGTACATCGCGTTCTTCCGCGGCTTCCTGATCAACCTGGGCCTGCTGCCGAACACGCCGTGGCTGCGCAATGGCGCGCCGCTGGCGGTGGGCCTGACCCTGCACCTGCTGTTGCTGACCTTCAGTTTCGCGCAACGCTTCTACGCGCTGGAGAAGCAGCGCCAGGATGCGTTGGCCCTGGCGCTGGAACTCTCGCAGCAGTCCGAGGCATCGCTGGAGCACAAGGTGCGCGAACGCACCCGCGAACTGGCCGAGGAGATCGTGCAGCGCCAGGCCACCGAGCAGCGCCTGCGCGAGAGCAAGATGCAATTGCGGCAGGCGCTGGTCGCCGAGCAGCGGCTGCGCGAGGAGCAGCGCGAATTCGTGACGCTGCTGTCGCACGAGTTCCGCACGCCCTTGTCGATCATCCATGCCAGTGGCCAGATGCTGCAGGACACCGAGACCGCGCTGCAGCCGGCGGGACGCCGCCGCATCGAGAAGATCCAGCGCTCGGTGGAGCGCATGTCCGAGTTGATCGAGCGTTTCCTCGACGACGAGCAGGTGCTCTCGGACGAAGGCGCGCTCAAGCGCGAGGTGTTTGCGCTGCCCGCGCTCATCGACGAGGTGCTGGACGCGCTCGATCCGTCACGCGAGCGCGTGCAGGCCGAACTGGCGCAGGCGCCGCTGCGGGTGGATTGCGACCGCGGCCTGCTGCGGATCGCCCTGGACAATCTGTTGGGCAACGCCCTGAAGTACTCCGGGCCGGGGCAGCCGGTGCGGCTGACGGCCACGGCGCAGGCGCAGACCCTGGTCCTCGGCGTCGCCGACCAGGGACCCGGCATTCCGCAGGACGAGCACACCGGGATCTTCCGCAAATTCGCGCGCGGTAGCGGCAGCGGCGGCACCGCCGGCGCGGGGTTGGGGTTGTACCTGGTCAAGCGCATCGCCCTGCGCCTGGGTGGCGAATTGACCCTGGACAGCGACGGCCGCGGCGCGACCTTCAGCCTGCGCCTGCCCCAGGCCGTGGCCGCGGAGGGGCCGTGA
- the ubiA gene encoding 4-hydroxybenzoate octaprenyltransferase yields the protein MAYERYETPAALPPRARLGQYWKLLRGDRPIGALLLLWPTWWALWLAADGVPPLWTLFVFTAGVWLTRSAGCVINDYADRWLDPQVERTRSRPLATGAVSGREALAVFAVLMLVAFALVLTMNALTIGMSVVGLLLAASYPYLKRYTYLPQVYLGMAFGWGIPMAFAAVRGEVPALGWLLYATNILWATAYDTWYAMVDREDDLRASSKSTAILFGELDLVIQGVLYALMFVALAFVGHRAGLGMWYWVGLGVAALLVAAEFRMARHRERAACFRAFMHNNWVGLAIFVGIAAALALRAA from the coding sequence ATGGCTTACGAACGCTACGAAACGCCTGCCGCGCTGCCGCCGCGCGCGCGCCTGGGCCAGTACTGGAAACTGCTGCGCGGCGACCGGCCGATCGGCGCGCTGCTGCTGCTGTGGCCGACCTGGTGGGCGCTGTGGCTGGCCGCCGACGGGGTGCCGCCGCTGTGGACCCTGTTCGTGTTCACCGCCGGGGTGTGGCTGACCCGCTCGGCCGGCTGCGTGATCAACGACTACGCCGACCGCTGGCTGGATCCGCAGGTCGAGCGTACCCGCAGCCGGCCGCTGGCCACCGGCGCGGTCAGCGGCCGCGAGGCACTGGCGGTGTTCGCGGTGCTGATGCTGGTGGCGTTCGCACTGGTGCTGACCATGAACGCGCTGACCATCGGCATGAGCGTGGTCGGGCTGTTGCTGGCCGCCAGCTATCCCTACCTGAAGCGCTACACCTACCTGCCGCAGGTCTACCTCGGCATGGCCTTCGGCTGGGGCATCCCGATGGCCTTCGCCGCCGTGCGCGGCGAGGTGCCGGCACTGGGCTGGCTGCTGTACGCGACCAACATCCTGTGGGCCACCGCCTACGACACCTGGTATGCGATGGTCGATCGCGAGGACGACCTGCGCGCCAGCTCCAAGTCCACCGCGATCCTGTTCGGCGAACTGGACCTGGTCATCCAGGGCGTGCTGTACGCGCTGATGTTCGTCGCCCTCGCCTTCGTCGGCCACCGCGCGGGCCTGGGCATGTGGTACTGGGTCGGCCTGGGCGTGGCGGCGCTGCTGGTGGCGGCCGAGTTCCGCATGGCCCGGCACCGCGAACGCGCAGCCTGCTTCCGCGCCTTCATGCACAACAACTGGGTCGGCCTGGCGATCTTCGTCGGCATCGCTGCGGCGCTGGCGCTGCGCGCAGCCTAG
- a CDS encoding preprotein translocase subunit SecD, with protein sequence MTLCVFAVAGCGYGKAPDVAAAIPVKAKIEWRLASHAPTPDAVQADDHGQPVYLAPQALLVVEEAATVAPADNGDGQPALDLRFPGHGQRLTRATEQNVGKPIALLADGQVLTVATIMAPLPGDSLRISGLQDMQEQQRVLALLTRAPAATVPAPAAKR encoded by the coding sequence ATGACGCTGTGTGTCTTCGCTGTCGCCGGGTGCGGTTATGGCAAGGCACCGGATGTCGCCGCCGCCATCCCGGTCAAGGCGAAGATCGAATGGCGCCTGGCCAGCCATGCGCCCACCCCCGACGCTGTCCAGGCCGACGACCACGGACAGCCGGTGTACCTGGCGCCGCAAGCGTTGCTGGTCGTCGAGGAGGCGGCGACCGTCGCGCCCGCCGACAACGGCGATGGCCAGCCAGCGCTGGATCTGCGCTTTCCTGGACATGGCCAACGCCTGACCCGGGCCACCGAGCAGAACGTCGGCAAGCCGATCGCACTGCTGGCCGACGGTCAGGTGCTGACCGTGGCCACGATCATGGCGCCGCTGCCGGGGGACAGCCTGCGGATCAGTGGGTTGCAGGACATGCAGGAGCAGCAGCGGGTGCTGGCGCTGTTGACCCGCGCGCCGGCCGCGACCGTGCCGGCACCGGCCGCCAAACGCTAG
- a CDS encoding ComF family protein, with protein MQSPVNFMGGGLVDGGWRWLQRRLLPERCLVCAEPGVPGLDLCAACRDGVPWNAAACCRCALPLPALDAEQVCGACQRRPPPLERVASACVYAAPVDGLLRRFKFHQDLAAGRLLAALLQTRCAALPRPQALLPVPLHPARLRQRGYDQALELARPLARALALPLCLDLQRMRATAAQSELDARARRRNLRGAFAVPASAALPAHVALIDDVMTTGATLHAAAKALRRAGVERVDAWVVARVP; from the coding sequence ATGCAAAGTCCTGTCAACTTCATGGGTGGCGGTTTGGTTGACGGCGGCTGGCGCTGGCTGCAGCGCCGCCTGCTGCCGGAACGCTGCCTGGTCTGCGCCGAGCCAGGCGTGCCCGGCCTGGACCTGTGCGCGGCCTGTCGCGATGGCGTGCCATGGAATGCGGCGGCCTGCTGCCGCTGTGCACTGCCGCTGCCGGCGCTGGATGCCGAGCAGGTCTGCGGCGCGTGCCAGCGCCGGCCGCCGCCGCTAGAGCGGGTCGCCAGCGCCTGCGTGTACGCCGCGCCGGTCGATGGGCTGCTGCGCCGCTTCAAGTTCCACCAGGATCTGGCGGCCGGGCGCCTGCTCGCCGCGCTGCTGCAGACACGCTGCGCGGCCTTGCCGCGGCCGCAGGCGCTGCTGCCGGTGCCGTTGCATCCGGCCCGGCTGCGCCAGCGCGGCTACGACCAGGCGCTGGAACTGGCGCGGCCACTGGCGCGCGCGCTGGCGCTGCCGCTGTGCCTGGACCTGCAGCGGATGCGGGCGACCGCGGCGCAATCCGAACTGGATGCCCGCGCGCGCCGGCGCAATCTGCGCGGCGCGTTCGCGGTGCCGGCCTCGGCGGCGTTGCCGGCGCATGTGGCCCTGATCGACGACGTGATGACCACCGGCGCGACCCTGCACGCCGCGGCAAAGGCGCTTCGCCGCGCCGGTGTGGAACGGGTCGATGCCTGGGTGGTGGCGCGGGTGCCGTGA
- the bioB gene encoding biotin synthase BioB, which produces MSAVVRHDWQRQELLALFDLPFPELLHRAAAVHREHFDPAQVQVSTLLSVKTGGCPEDCAYCPQAQRYATGVEAQKLMSTEAVLDKARQAKAAGASRFCMGAAWRSPKDRDIPKVAEMIREVKALGLETCATLGMLDGTQAQALKAAGLDYYNHNLDTAPDFYDSIIHTRQYQDRLDTLTHVRDAGLKTCCGGIVGMGESRDQRAGLLQALANLPVHPDSVPINRLVQVAGTPLHGTVELDPFEFVRTIAVARIAMPRAMVRLSAGRESMSDELQALCFCAGANSIFYGEKLLTTGNPDTERDRALFARLGLRPMQVMVDADAHDHPGTVHADITTPPAIAAALV; this is translated from the coding sequence ATGTCCGCTGTCGTCCGACACGACTGGCAACGCCAGGAATTGCTCGCCCTGTTCGATCTGCCGTTCCCGGAGCTGCTGCATCGCGCCGCCGCCGTGCACCGCGAACACTTCGATCCGGCGCAGGTGCAGGTGTCCACGCTGCTGTCGGTGAAGACCGGCGGTTGCCCGGAGGACTGCGCCTATTGCCCGCAGGCGCAGCGTTACGCCACCGGTGTGGAAGCGCAGAAGCTGATGAGCACCGAGGCGGTGCTGGACAAGGCGCGCCAGGCCAAGGCCGCCGGTGCGTCGCGGTTCTGCATGGGCGCGGCCTGGCGTTCGCCCAAGGACCGGGACATCCCGAAGGTGGCGGAGATGATCCGCGAGGTGAAGGCGCTGGGCCTGGAGACCTGCGCCACCCTGGGCATGCTCGACGGCACCCAGGCGCAGGCGCTGAAGGCGGCCGGGCTGGACTACTACAACCACAATCTGGACACCGCGCCGGATTTCTACGACTCGATCATCCACACCCGCCAGTACCAGGACCGCCTGGACACCCTGACCCACGTGCGCGACGCCGGCCTGAAGACCTGCTGCGGCGGCATCGTCGGCATGGGCGAGTCGCGCGACCAGCGCGCCGGCCTGCTGCAGGCGCTGGCCAACCTGCCGGTGCATCCGGATTCGGTGCCGATCAACCGCCTGGTGCAGGTCGCCGGCACGCCGCTGCACGGCACGGTCGAGCTGGACCCGTTCGAGTTCGTGCGCACGATCGCCGTTGCCCGCATCGCGATGCCGCGGGCGATGGTGCGGCTGTCGGCCGGGCGCGAGAGCATGAGCGACGAACTGCAGGCGCTGTGCTTCTGCGCCGGCGCCAACTCGATCTTCTACGGCGAGAAGCTGCTGACCACCGGCAACCCGGACACCGAACGCGACCGGGCGCTGTTCGCACGGCTGGGGCTGCGGCCGATGCAGGTGATGGTCGATGCCGATGCGCACGACCATCCCGGGACCGTGCACGCCGACATCACCACCCCGCCGGCGATCGCCGCCGCCCTGGTCTGA
- the bioF gene encoding 8-amino-7-oxononanoate synthase, translating to MARPDLHDRIQSARALREAQGRLRMRRSVGRRDGVRLEVDGRWLTGFCSNDYLGLAQQFEVVAALQDAAAREGAGATASHLVCGHHALHEALEREIADWLGYPQALLFGSGFIANLAVQQALLSEEEDVCVQDRLNHASLLDASRLAGCRLRRYPHLDAEGAMRQLKHAADGAAMLATDGVFSMDGDVAPLRSLALVARTQQALLYVDDAHGVGVVGPHGRGSVAEAGLGVDDVPLQLVTLGKALGGYGAAVVGDATLVRHLAETARPYLYTTALPPAQAAASLAAVKLARRDQWRRERLVELIALFRGGARRHGLDLMASDTPIQPLLCGEERTALAWSAALEQAGYLVSAIRPPTVPEGKSRLRVTLSALHTPAQVQALLDALALARDRVAAHPPGLPA from the coding sequence ATGGCCCGTCCCGACCTGCACGACCGCATCCAGTCCGCGCGCGCCTTGCGCGAAGCGCAGGGGCGCCTGCGCATGCGCCGCAGCGTCGGCCGCCGCGACGGCGTGCGCCTGGAAGTCGACGGCCGCTGGCTGACCGGCTTCTGCAGCAACGACTACCTGGGCCTGGCGCAGCAGTTCGAAGTGGTCGCGGCCCTGCAGGACGCGGCCGCGCGCGAAGGCGCCGGCGCCACCGCCTCGCACCTGGTGTGCGGCCACCACGCGCTGCACGAGGCGCTGGAACGCGAGATCGCCGACTGGCTCGGCTATCCGCAGGCGCTGTTGTTCGGCAGCGGCTTCATCGCCAACCTGGCGGTGCAGCAGGCGCTGCTGAGCGAGGAAGAGGACGTGTGCGTGCAGGACCGGCTCAACCACGCCAGCCTGCTCGACGCCAGCCGTCTGGCCGGCTGCCGCCTGCGCCGCTATCCGCACCTGGATGCCGAAGGCGCGATGCGCCAGCTCAAGCACGCTGCAGACGGCGCGGCGATGCTCGCCACCGATGGCGTGTTCAGCATGGACGGCGACGTCGCCCCGCTGCGCTCGCTGGCGCTGGTGGCACGCACGCAACAGGCGCTGCTGTACGTGGACGACGCGCACGGCGTCGGCGTGGTCGGCCCGCATGGGCGCGGCAGCGTCGCCGAGGCCGGCCTCGGGGTCGACGACGTCCCGCTGCAACTGGTGACCTTGGGCAAGGCGCTGGGCGGCTACGGCGCCGCGGTGGTCGGCGATGCCACGCTGGTCCGGCACCTGGCCGAAACCGCGCGGCCGTATCTGTACACCACCGCGCTGCCGCCGGCGCAGGCCGCCGCGTCGCTGGCCGCGGTCAAGCTGGCGCGGCGCGACCAATGGCGGCGCGAACGCCTGGTCGAACTGATCGCCCTGTTCCGTGGCGGCGCACGTCGCCATGGCCTCGACCTGATGGCCTCGGACACGCCGATCCAACCGCTGCTGTGCGGCGAGGAGCGCACCGCGCTGGCGTGGTCGGCGGCGCTGGAACAGGCGGGCTATCTGGTCTCGGCGATTCGCCCGCCGACCGTGCCGGAAGGCAAGTCGCGGCTGCGCGTGACCCTGTCGGCGCTGCACACGCCGGCGCAGGTGCAGGCGCTGCTGGATGCGCTGGCGCTGGCCCGCGACCGCGTGGCCGCGCATCCGCCCGGTCTGCCGGCGTGA
- the bioH gene encoding pimeloyl-ACP methyl ester esterase BioH, with amino-acid sequence MHIDTLGQGPDLVLLHGWALNGGIFAPLVERLSAQYRLHLVDLPGHGHSRGDDTPLALPHVVSAIAAATPPAVWLGWSLGGLFALHAAATQPQVRGLAMLAATPRFVRGSDWPHAVEPQVFEQFGRDLAEDYRGTLERFLALDTLGSAHARAELRTLREALDARGAPDPHVLQDGLTLLERTDLRRALPGLRVPSLWIGGQRDRLVPPAGMEAAAALAPNAHALIVAGGGHAPFLGHADTVTDALRGFLATLD; translated from the coding sequence ATGCATATCGACACCCTGGGGCAGGGCCCCGATCTGGTCCTGCTGCACGGCTGGGCACTGAATGGCGGCATCTTCGCGCCGCTGGTGGAGCGCCTGTCGGCGCAGTACCGCCTGCACCTGGTGGACCTGCCCGGGCACGGCCACAGCCGCGGCGACGACACGCCGCTGGCACTGCCGCACGTGGTCAGCGCGATCGCCGCGGCCACGCCGCCGGCGGTGTGGCTGGGCTGGTCGCTGGGTGGGCTGTTCGCGCTGCATGCCGCCGCCACGCAACCGCAGGTACGCGGGCTGGCGATGCTCGCGGCGACGCCGCGCTTCGTGCGCGGCAGCGACTGGCCGCACGCGGTGGAGCCACAGGTGTTCGAACAGTTCGGCCGCGACCTCGCCGAGGACTACCGCGGCACCCTCGAACGCTTCCTGGCGCTGGACACGCTCGGCTCGGCGCACGCGCGCGCCGAACTGCGCACCCTGCGCGAAGCGCTCGACGCCCGCGGCGCACCCGACCCGCATGTGCTGCAAGACGGCCTGACCCTGCTGGAACGCACCGACCTGCGCCGCGCCCTGCCCGGTCTGCGCGTGCCCAGCCTGTGGATTGGTGGCCAGCGCGACCGCCTGGTCCCGCCCGCGGGCATGGAGGCTGCCGCGGCACTGGCGCCGAACGCACACGCGCTGATCGTCGCCGGCGGCGGCCACGCCCCGTTCCTCGGCCATGCCGATACCGTGACCGACGCGCTGCGCGGATTCCTGGCGACGCTGGACTAG
- a CDS encoding SDR family oxidoreductase — protein sequence MDLGIAGKWALVCAASKGLGLGCAQALAREGVHVAIVARGQAGLDAAAAQLRALHGGGEVVAVAADIATEAGRAAALAACPQVDILINNAGGPPPGDFRDWEREDWLRALDANMLAPIALIRATVDAMQARGFGRIVNITSAAVKAPIDSLGLSNGARAGLTGFVAGLARRTVAYNVTINNLLPGQFDTDRLRGNIAHAAQREGVDPADLAERKRRQIPAARFGTAEEFGAACAFLCSAQAGYLSGQNLLLDGGSYPGTF from the coding sequence ATGGACCTGGGAATCGCCGGCAAGTGGGCACTGGTGTGCGCCGCGAGCAAGGGGCTGGGACTGGGCTGCGCGCAGGCGCTGGCGCGCGAGGGCGTGCATGTGGCGATCGTGGCGCGCGGCCAGGCCGGGCTGGATGCGGCCGCGGCGCAACTGCGCGCGCTGCACGGCGGTGGCGAGGTGGTCGCCGTGGCCGCGGACATCGCCACCGAGGCCGGACGCGCCGCCGCACTGGCCGCCTGCCCGCAGGTCGACATCCTGATCAACAACGCCGGCGGGCCACCGCCCGGCGATTTCCGCGACTGGGAACGCGAGGACTGGCTGCGCGCGCTCGACGCCAACATGCTGGCGCCGATCGCGCTGATCCGCGCCACGGTCGATGCGATGCAGGCGCGCGGCTTCGGCCGCATCGTCAACATCACCTCCGCCGCGGTGAAGGCGCCGATCGACAGCCTGGGCCTGTCCAACGGCGCGCGTGCCGGCCTCACCGGCTTCGTCGCCGGGCTGGCGCGGCGCACGGTGGCGTACAACGTCACCATCAACAACCTGTTGCCGGGGCAGTTCGACACCGACCGCCTGCGCGGCAACATCGCCCATGCCGCGCAGCGCGAGGGTGTCGACCCCGCCGACCTGGCCGAACGCAAGCGCCGGCAGATTCCGGCCGCGCGCTTCGGCACCGCCGAGGAGTTCGGCGCGGCCTGCGCCTTCCTGTGCAGCGCGCAGGCCGGTTACCTGAGCGGGCAGAACCTGTTGCTGGATGGCGGGAGCTATCCGGGGACATTCTGA
- the bioC gene encoding malonyl-ACP O-methyltransferase BioC, with the protein MDPSAFDSQHIRRAFARAAASYDAAAALQREVQGRLLESLDYLGDRVPQVVLDVGSGPAHAAAAMKKRWPRAQVIALDQALPMLQQAKRQAGWWKPFGRVCADARALPLAEHSVDVIFSNLCLQWVEDLPAVFAGFRRVLRPGGLLLCSSFGPDTLIELREAFAQADQTTPHVSRFAPIAQFGDALMLSGFRDPVLDRDVFNLTYPDLAALMRELRAIGATNALQARRHTLTGRGRFAAASAAYEPLRGADGTLPSTWEVIYAHAWAPPPGAPIREGGGEIAAVPLSAIPIRRRGD; encoded by the coding sequence ATGGATCCTTCCGCGTTCGACTCCCAGCACATCCGCCGCGCCTTCGCGCGTGCGGCCGCCAGTTACGACGCCGCCGCGGCGCTGCAACGCGAGGTGCAGGGGCGCTTGCTGGAATCGCTGGACTACCTCGGCGACCGCGTGCCGCAGGTGGTGCTGGACGTGGGCAGCGGTCCGGCGCATGCCGCCGCGGCGATGAAGAAGCGCTGGCCGCGCGCGCAGGTGATCGCGCTCGACCAGGCCCTGCCGATGCTGCAGCAGGCCAAGCGCCAGGCCGGCTGGTGGAAGCCGTTCGGCCGCGTCTGCGCCGACGCGCGCGCGCTGCCGCTGGCCGAGCACAGCGTCGATGTGATCTTCAGCAATCTGTGCCTGCAGTGGGTCGAGGACCTGCCGGCGGTGTTCGCCGGGTTCCGCCGCGTGCTGCGCCCCGGCGGCCTGTTGCTGTGCTCCAGCTTCGGCCCGGACACGCTGATCGAACTGCGCGAGGCCTTCGCCCAGGCCGACCAGACCACGCCGCACGTGAGCCGCTTCGCGCCGATCGCGCAGTTCGGCGATGCGCTGATGCTGTCCGGCTTCCGCGATCCAGTGCTGGACCGCGACGTGTTCAACCTGACCTATCCGGACCTCGCCGCGCTGATGCGCGAACTGCGCGCGATCGGGGCCACCAACGCGCTGCAGGCGCGCCGCCACACCCTCACCGGCCGCGGCCGGTTCGCCGCCGCCAGCGCCGCCTACGAGCCGCTGCGCGGTGCCGACGGCACCCTGCCCAGCACCTGGGAAGTGATCTACGCGCACGCCTGGGCGCCACCGCCGGGCGCGCCGATCCGCGAAGGCGGCGGCGAGATCGCTGCGGTGCCGCTGTCAGCGATCCCGATCCGCCGCCGCGGCGACTGA
- a CDS encoding glycosyltransferase family 39 protein → MRALLRSPAVAVALLACTLALALLGARGIWDADEGRYTNVALNMLHSGDWLTPRRSEDVAHWTKPPLTYWAIAASVAAFGPSPWAARLPSALAYLLCVLLVWRLAARLFPERPTLPAQAALLYATMLAPFGAAQWISTDFLLAACETLAVWAFVEARAHPPGQGKRWIAAMWAGFALAFMTKGPPGLLPLPALLLFNAVTPGPPRRALQLSGIALFTVLALPWYLAVIHGHPGLLQYFVGDEVVKRVASDAFGRNAQWYGWAVAYAPILVLGTLPWTPALARWVWQLPRQLRQWWRTPALRLQQAAPLLLTLWLLLPLLVLCLSRSRLPLYVLPLFVPLALLAAWQRAQEGRAPWRWPWLLGWCGLLLALELAPALLPTHKDAGAWAQAIAQRAGTPVREVVFVEDMARYGLRLELGAQVRKIRLDPLPDAPRFGPEYDADLSTVLRQPRAGRVWVCKQEVWPQVAARIAAQGAQVQALGPPYRGRVLFRVRPGSVAAAADRDR, encoded by the coding sequence ATGCGCGCGCTGCTTCGTTCCCCGGCCGTCGCGGTGGCGCTGCTGGCCTGCACGCTCGCGCTGGCCCTGCTGGGCGCCCGCGGGATCTGGGACGCCGACGAAGGCCGTTACACCAATGTCGCGCTGAACATGCTGCACAGCGGCGATTGGCTCACGCCCCGGCGCAGCGAGGACGTGGCGCACTGGACCAAGCCGCCGCTGACCTACTGGGCGATCGCCGCCAGCGTCGCCGCCTTCGGGCCGTCGCCGTGGGCGGCGCGCTTGCCGTCGGCGCTGGCCTACCTGCTGTGCGTGCTGCTGGTCTGGCGCCTGGCCGCGCGGCTGTTTCCCGAGCGGCCCACGCTGCCGGCGCAGGCGGCGCTGCTGTACGCGACCATGCTGGCGCCGTTCGGCGCGGCGCAATGGATTTCCACCGACTTCCTGCTCGCCGCCTGCGAGACCCTGGCGGTGTGGGCCTTCGTCGAAGCACGTGCGCACCCGCCCGGGCAGGGCAAGCGCTGGATCGCGGCGATGTGGGCCGGCTTCGCCCTGGCGTTCATGACCAAGGGGCCGCCGGGATTGCTGCCGTTGCCGGCGCTGCTGCTGTTCAACGCGGTGACGCCGGGGCCGCCGCGGCGCGCGCTGCAACTTTCCGGCATCGCGCTGTTCACGGTGCTGGCGCTGCCCTGGTACCTGGCGGTGATCCATGGCCATCCCGGCTTGCTGCAGTACTTCGTCGGCGACGAGGTGGTCAAGCGCGTGGCCAGCGATGCGTTCGGGCGCAACGCGCAGTGGTATGGCTGGGCGGTGGCGTATGCGCCGATCCTGGTCCTGGGCACGCTGCCGTGGACCCCGGCGCTGGCGCGCTGGGTCTGGCAGCTGCCGCGGCAGCTGCGGCAATGGTGGCGAACCCCGGCGCTGCGCCTGCAGCAGGCCGCGCCGCTGCTGCTGACCCTGTGGCTGCTGCTGCCACTGCTGGTGCTATGCCTGTCGCGCTCGCGGCTGCCGCTGTACGTGCTGCCGCTGTTCGTGCCGCTGGCGTTGCTGGCGGCGTGGCAGCGTGCGCAGGAGGGGCGCGCGCCGTGGCGCTGGCCGTGGCTGCTGGGCTGGTGCGGGCTGTTGCTGGCGCTCGAACTGGCGCCGGCGCTGCTGCCCACGCACAAGGATGCCGGCGCCTGGGCGCAGGCGATCGCCCAGCGTGCCGGCACGCCGGTGCGCGAGGTGGTGTTCGTCGAGGACATGGCACGCTACGGCCTGCGCCTGGAACTGGGCGCGCAGGTGCGCAAGATCCGCCTGGATCCGCTGCCCGACGCGCCGCGCTTCGGTCCCGAGTACGACGCCGACCTGTCCACGGTCTTGCGGCAACCGCGCGCCGGCCGCGTGTGGGTGTGCAAGCAGGAGGTCTGGCCGCAGGTGGCCGCGCGCATCGCCGCGCAGGGGGCGCAGGTGCAGGCGCTGGGTCCGCCCTACCGGGGCCGGGTGCTGTTCCGGGTGCGGCCCGGCTCAGTCGCCGCGGCGGCGGATCGGGATCGCTGA